A genome region from Cucurbita pepo subsp. pepo cultivar mu-cu-16 chromosome LG02, ASM280686v2, whole genome shotgun sequence includes the following:
- the LOC111788065 gene encoding protein SPA1-RELATED 3-like isoform X2, with translation MCVYLFIWSFKWITMEASFDHLKNQDDLSGVCEEDILADPYVPSLKWSDISLRQWLDKPERSVDALECLHIFSQIVEIVNIAHAQGIVVHNVRPSCFVMSSFNHVTFIESASCSDSGSDSLEDGLNGQTVEVIKASSPFPSSLGSEGFRSIMTPINALSETSCMQSSSVYAAQISLNEGSGECRKMDGRHVEEAEDKMQSFPMKQILAMETTWYSSPEEASGGPSSSASDIYRLGALLFELFCSFSSREEKSRTMSSLRHRVLPPQLLLKWPKEASFCLWLLHPEPSNRPKLSDILQSEFLNEPRDDLEEREAAIELRKRIEEQELLLEFLLLMQQRKQEASHKLQDTISFLRSDIEQVMMHQTNFKRKSRSCPDLEKDNHLPLNLSSTTRVENTDSAGLGSRKRFRPGILIPDLEVCGDNLDDDQNEQGVLFKYSRLMKNFKKLELAYFLMRGRVNKPSRRQFVKHSSISSEGRGSIVLNERSSVNNLASKESCNDNRQGGWISPFLEGLCKYLSFSKLKVKADLKQGDLLNSSNLVCSLGFDRDGEFFATAGVNRKIKVFGYESIVNEDRDIHYPVVEMASKSKLSSVCWNRYIKSQIASSNFEGVVQVWDVTRSQVVTEMEEHERRVWSIDFSSADPTILASGSDDGSVKLWSINQGMSIGTIRTKANVCCVQFPVDSGRSLAFGSADHKIYYYDMRNIRVPLCTFTGHSKTVSYVKYIDSSTLVSASTDNTLKLWDLSMCSSRVIDSPVQSFTGHMNVKNFVGLSVSDGYIATGSETNEVFIYHKAFPMPALSYKFEIDPLSSHEMDAAAQFISSVCWRGQSSSLVAANSTGHIKILEMV, from the exons ATGTGTGTGTATTTGTTTATATGGAGCTTTAAGTGGATAACAATGGAGGCATCATTTGATCACCTTAAGAACCAGGATGATTTATCTGGGGTTTGTGAGGAAGATATACTAGCTGACCCTTATGTGCCTTCTCTTAAATGGAGTGATATTAGCTTGAGGCAATGGTTGGATAAGCCAGAAAGATCTGTGGATGCTTTAGAGTGCCTTCATATATTTAGCCAAATAGTGGAGATTGTTAACATTGCTCATGCTCAAGGCATTGTTGTTCACAATGTGCGTCCTTCATGCTTTGTTATGTCCTCTTTCAACCATGTAACCTTTATTGAGTCGGCATCGTGTTCAGATTCTGGCTCTGATTCTCTTGAGGATGGCCTCAATGGTCAAACTGTAGAGGTTATAAAAGCATCTTCTCCCTTTCCAAGCAGCCTTGGAAGTGAGGGTTTTCGATCTATTATGACCCCGATAAATGCTTTGTCGGAAACTAGTTGTATGCAGTCGAGTTCAGTGTATGCAGCTCAAATATCATTGAATGAAGGGTCTGGAGAATGTAGAAAAATGGATGGACGACATGTCGAAGAAGCTGAAGATAAGATGCAATCGTTTCCAATGAAACAGATATTAGCCATGGAGACTACTTGGTACTCTAGCCCGGAAGAGGCGTCTGGTGGTCCAAGTTCCAGTGCTTCAGATATCTACCGGTTAGGTGCTCTTCTTTTTGAG TTATTCTGCTCCTTCAGCtcgagagaagaaaagagtaGAACTATGTCGAGCTTGAGGCATCGAGTGCTTCCTCCTCAATTGCTGTTGAAGTGGCCAAAAGAAGCTTCATTTTGCTTATGGTTACTGCATCCCGAGCCAAGTAATCGACCTAAGCTAAG tgaTATATTGCAGAGTGAATTTCTCAATGAGCCAAGAGATGACCTTGAAGAACGTGAAGCAGCAATCGAGCTTAGGAAAAGAATTGAAGAGCAGGAGTTACTGCTAGAATTCCTTTTGCTTATGCAACAAAGAAAGCAGGAAGCTTCTCATAAGTTGCAAGAtactatttcttttcttcgcAGTGATATCGAACAAGTTATGATGCaccaaactaattttaaaagaaaaagtaggtCATGCCCAGATCTCGAAAAGGACAATCATTTGCCTTTAAATCTCTCTTCAACGACTCGCGTTGAAAATACTGATTCTGCTGGCTTGGGATCAAGGAAACGATTTAGGCCAGGAATTTTGATACCCGATTTAGAAGTATGTGGTGATAATCTTGATGACGATCAAAACGAACAAGGTGTACTTTTTAAGTATTCTCGATTAAtgaagaacttcaagaaattGGAGTTAGCTTATTTTTTGATGAGAGGTAGAGTAAACAAGCCGTCAAGGAGGCAGTTCGTTAAACACTCATCGATAAGTAGCGAAGGTAGAGGGTCCATTGTTTTGAATGAAAGAAGTTCAGTTAATAATTTGGCTTCAAAAGAGAGTTGCAATGATAATAGACAAGGTGGATGGATAAGTCCGTTCCTGGAGGGTTTGTGCAAGTATCTATCCTTTAGCAAGTTAAAGGTCAAGGCAGACTTGAAACAAGGAGATCTATTGAATTCCTCCAATCTAGTATGTTCTCTCGGTTTTGACCGTGATGGAGAATTCTTTGCCACGGCTGGTGTTAATAGGAAAATCAAAGTGTTTGGATACGAATCAATCGTGAACGAAGACCGTGATATTCATTACCCTGTTGTTGAAATGGCTAGCAAGTCGAAACTAAGCAGTGTTTGTTGGAATCGTTACATCAAAAGTCAAATTGCTTCTAGTAATTTCGAGGGTGTAGTGCAG GTATGGGATGTCACAAGAAGTCAAGTAGTCACTGAAATGGAAGAACACGAGAGGCGCGTATGGTCGATTGACTTCTCATCGGCCGATCCAACAATTTTGGCTAGCGGGAGTGATGATGGTTCAGTTAAGCTCTGGAGTATCAATCAG GGTATGAGTATCGGCACGATCAGAACAAAAGCCAATGTCTGCTGCGTACAATTTCCTGTGGATTCTGGTCGGTCCCTTGCGTTCGGTTCAGCCGATCACAAAATTTATTACTACGACATGCGGAATATTAGAGTTCCTTTGTGCACCTTCACTGGACACAGCAAAACTGTGAGTTACGTCAAGTATATAGATTCGAGCACTCTTGTTTCTGCATCCACTGATAACACCTTGAAGCTCTGGGATTTGTCCATGTGCTCGTCCCGGGTTATTGATTCTCCAGTTCAGTCCTTCACGGGCCACATGAATGTGAAG AACTTTGTGGGACTATCAGTGTCTGATGGTTACATTGCTACAGGTTCAGAGACAAATGAG GTCTTCATCTACCACAAAGCCTTTCCAATGCCAGCATTGTCATACAAGTTCGAAATCGATCCTCTTTCCAGTCATGAAATGGACGCCGCCGCTCAATTCATCTCGTCGGTTTGTTGGCGAGGCCAGTCGTCTTCATTAGTTGCTGCAAACTCAACTGGGCATATCAAAATTCTGGAAATGGTTTAG
- the LOC111788065 gene encoding protein SPA1-RELATED 3-like isoform X1, with translation MCVYLFIWSFKWITMEASFDHLKNQDDLSGVCEEDILADPYVPSLKWSDISLRQWLDKPERSVDALECLHIFSQIVEIVNIAHAQGIVVHNVRPSCFVMSSFNHVTFIESASCSDSGSDSLEDGLNGQTVEVIKASSPFPSSLGSEGFRSIMTPINALSETSCMQSSSVYAAQISLNEGSGECRKMDGRHVEEAEDKMQSFPMKQILAMETTWYSSPEEASGGPSSSASDIYRLGALLFELFCSFSSREEKSRTMSSLRHRVLPPQLLLKWPKEASFCLWLLHPEPSNRPKLSDILQSEFLNEPRDDLEEREAAIELRKRIEEQELLLEFLLLMQQRKQEASHKLQDTISFLRSDIEQVMMHQTNFKRKSRSCPDLEKDNHLPLNLSSTTRVENTDSAGLGSRKRFRPGILIPDLEVCGDNLDDDQNEQGVLFKYSRLMKNFKKLELAYFLMRGRVNKPSRRQFVKHSSISSEGRGSIVLNERSSVNNLASKESCNDNRQGGWISPFLEGLCKYLSFSKLKVKADLKQGDLLNSSNLVCSLGFDRDGEFFATAGVNRKIKVFGYESIVNEDRDIHYPVVEMASKSKLSSVCWNRYIKSQIASSNFEGVVQVWDVTRSQVVTEMEEHERRVWSIDFSSADPTILASGSDDGSVKLWSINQAILLLHLGMSIGTIRTKANVCCVQFPVDSGRSLAFGSADHKIYYYDMRNIRVPLCTFTGHSKTVSYVKYIDSSTLVSASTDNTLKLWDLSMCSSRVIDSPVQSFTGHMNVKNFVGLSVSDGYIATGSETNEVFIYHKAFPMPALSYKFEIDPLSSHEMDAAAQFISSVCWRGQSSSLVAANSTGHIKILEMV, from the exons ATGTGTGTGTATTTGTTTATATGGAGCTTTAAGTGGATAACAATGGAGGCATCATTTGATCACCTTAAGAACCAGGATGATTTATCTGGGGTTTGTGAGGAAGATATACTAGCTGACCCTTATGTGCCTTCTCTTAAATGGAGTGATATTAGCTTGAGGCAATGGTTGGATAAGCCAGAAAGATCTGTGGATGCTTTAGAGTGCCTTCATATATTTAGCCAAATAGTGGAGATTGTTAACATTGCTCATGCTCAAGGCATTGTTGTTCACAATGTGCGTCCTTCATGCTTTGTTATGTCCTCTTTCAACCATGTAACCTTTATTGAGTCGGCATCGTGTTCAGATTCTGGCTCTGATTCTCTTGAGGATGGCCTCAATGGTCAAACTGTAGAGGTTATAAAAGCATCTTCTCCCTTTCCAAGCAGCCTTGGAAGTGAGGGTTTTCGATCTATTATGACCCCGATAAATGCTTTGTCGGAAACTAGTTGTATGCAGTCGAGTTCAGTGTATGCAGCTCAAATATCATTGAATGAAGGGTCTGGAGAATGTAGAAAAATGGATGGACGACATGTCGAAGAAGCTGAAGATAAGATGCAATCGTTTCCAATGAAACAGATATTAGCCATGGAGACTACTTGGTACTCTAGCCCGGAAGAGGCGTCTGGTGGTCCAAGTTCCAGTGCTTCAGATATCTACCGGTTAGGTGCTCTTCTTTTTGAG TTATTCTGCTCCTTCAGCtcgagagaagaaaagagtaGAACTATGTCGAGCTTGAGGCATCGAGTGCTTCCTCCTCAATTGCTGTTGAAGTGGCCAAAAGAAGCTTCATTTTGCTTATGGTTACTGCATCCCGAGCCAAGTAATCGACCTAAGCTAAG tgaTATATTGCAGAGTGAATTTCTCAATGAGCCAAGAGATGACCTTGAAGAACGTGAAGCAGCAATCGAGCTTAGGAAAAGAATTGAAGAGCAGGAGTTACTGCTAGAATTCCTTTTGCTTATGCAACAAAGAAAGCAGGAAGCTTCTCATAAGTTGCAAGAtactatttcttttcttcgcAGTGATATCGAACAAGTTATGATGCaccaaactaattttaaaagaaaaagtaggtCATGCCCAGATCTCGAAAAGGACAATCATTTGCCTTTAAATCTCTCTTCAACGACTCGCGTTGAAAATACTGATTCTGCTGGCTTGGGATCAAGGAAACGATTTAGGCCAGGAATTTTGATACCCGATTTAGAAGTATGTGGTGATAATCTTGATGACGATCAAAACGAACAAGGTGTACTTTTTAAGTATTCTCGATTAAtgaagaacttcaagaaattGGAGTTAGCTTATTTTTTGATGAGAGGTAGAGTAAACAAGCCGTCAAGGAGGCAGTTCGTTAAACACTCATCGATAAGTAGCGAAGGTAGAGGGTCCATTGTTTTGAATGAAAGAAGTTCAGTTAATAATTTGGCTTCAAAAGAGAGTTGCAATGATAATAGACAAGGTGGATGGATAAGTCCGTTCCTGGAGGGTTTGTGCAAGTATCTATCCTTTAGCAAGTTAAAGGTCAAGGCAGACTTGAAACAAGGAGATCTATTGAATTCCTCCAATCTAGTATGTTCTCTCGGTTTTGACCGTGATGGAGAATTCTTTGCCACGGCTGGTGTTAATAGGAAAATCAAAGTGTTTGGATACGAATCAATCGTGAACGAAGACCGTGATATTCATTACCCTGTTGTTGAAATGGCTAGCAAGTCGAAACTAAGCAGTGTTTGTTGGAATCGTTACATCAAAAGTCAAATTGCTTCTAGTAATTTCGAGGGTGTAGTGCAG GTATGGGATGTCACAAGAAGTCAAGTAGTCACTGAAATGGAAGAACACGAGAGGCGCGTATGGTCGATTGACTTCTCATCGGCCGATCCAACAATTTTGGCTAGCGGGAGTGATGATGGTTCAGTTAAGCTCTGGAGTATCAATCAGGCAATTCTACTTTTGCACTTG GGTATGAGTATCGGCACGATCAGAACAAAAGCCAATGTCTGCTGCGTACAATTTCCTGTGGATTCTGGTCGGTCCCTTGCGTTCGGTTCAGCCGATCACAAAATTTATTACTACGACATGCGGAATATTAGAGTTCCTTTGTGCACCTTCACTGGACACAGCAAAACTGTGAGTTACGTCAAGTATATAGATTCGAGCACTCTTGTTTCTGCATCCACTGATAACACCTTGAAGCTCTGGGATTTGTCCATGTGCTCGTCCCGGGTTATTGATTCTCCAGTTCAGTCCTTCACGGGCCACATGAATGTGAAG AACTTTGTGGGACTATCAGTGTCTGATGGTTACATTGCTACAGGTTCAGAGACAAATGAG GTCTTCATCTACCACAAAGCCTTTCCAATGCCAGCATTGTCATACAAGTTCGAAATCGATCCTCTTTCCAGTCATGAAATGGACGCCGCCGCTCAATTCATCTCGTCGGTTTGTTGGCGAGGCCAGTCGTCTTCATTAGTTGCTGCAAACTCAACTGGGCATATCAAAATTCTGGAAATGGTTTAG
- the LOC111788065 gene encoding protein SPA1-RELATED 3-like isoform X3, with amino-acid sequence MCVYLFIWSFKWITMEASFDHLKNQDDLSGVCEEDILADPYVPSLKWSDISLRQWLDKPERSVDALECLHIFSQIVEIVNIAHAQGIVVHNVRPSCFVMSSFNHVTFIESASCSDSGSDSLEDGLNGQTVEVIKASSPFPSSLGSEGFRSIMTPINALSETSCMQSSSVYAAQISLNEGSGECRKMDGRHVEEAEDKMQSFPMKQILAMETTWYSSPEEASGGPSSSASDIYRLGALLFELFCSFSSREEKSRTMSSLRHRVLPPQLLLKWPKEASFCLWLLHPEPSNRPKLSDILQSEFLNEPRDDLEEREAAIELRKRIEEQELLLEFLLLMQQRKQEASHKLQDTISFLRSDIEQVMMHQTNFKRKSRSCPDLEKDNHLPLNLSSTTRVENTDSAGLGSRKRFRPGILIPDLEVCGDNLDDDQNEQGVLFKYSRLMKNFKKLELAYFLMRGRVNKPSRRQFVKHSSISSEGRGSIVLNERSSVNNLASKESCNDNRQGGWISPFLEGLCKYLSFSKLKVKADLKQGDLLNSSNLVCSLGFDRDGEFFATAGVNRKIKVFGYESIVNEDRDIHYPVVEMASKSKLSSVCWNRYIKSQIASSNFEGVVQVWDVTRSQVVTEMEEHERRVWSIDFSSADPTILASGSDDGSVKLWSINQAILLLHLGMSIGTIRTKANVCCVQFPVDSGRSLAFGSADHKIYYYDMRNIRVPLCTFTGHSKTVSYVKYIDSSTLVSASTDNTLKLWDLSMCSSRVIDSPVQSFTGHMNVKEKEGGKASNWRGSRRKRSSV; translated from the exons ATGTGTGTGTATTTGTTTATATGGAGCTTTAAGTGGATAACAATGGAGGCATCATTTGATCACCTTAAGAACCAGGATGATTTATCTGGGGTTTGTGAGGAAGATATACTAGCTGACCCTTATGTGCCTTCTCTTAAATGGAGTGATATTAGCTTGAGGCAATGGTTGGATAAGCCAGAAAGATCTGTGGATGCTTTAGAGTGCCTTCATATATTTAGCCAAATAGTGGAGATTGTTAACATTGCTCATGCTCAAGGCATTGTTGTTCACAATGTGCGTCCTTCATGCTTTGTTATGTCCTCTTTCAACCATGTAACCTTTATTGAGTCGGCATCGTGTTCAGATTCTGGCTCTGATTCTCTTGAGGATGGCCTCAATGGTCAAACTGTAGAGGTTATAAAAGCATCTTCTCCCTTTCCAAGCAGCCTTGGAAGTGAGGGTTTTCGATCTATTATGACCCCGATAAATGCTTTGTCGGAAACTAGTTGTATGCAGTCGAGTTCAGTGTATGCAGCTCAAATATCATTGAATGAAGGGTCTGGAGAATGTAGAAAAATGGATGGACGACATGTCGAAGAAGCTGAAGATAAGATGCAATCGTTTCCAATGAAACAGATATTAGCCATGGAGACTACTTGGTACTCTAGCCCGGAAGAGGCGTCTGGTGGTCCAAGTTCCAGTGCTTCAGATATCTACCGGTTAGGTGCTCTTCTTTTTGAG TTATTCTGCTCCTTCAGCtcgagagaagaaaagagtaGAACTATGTCGAGCTTGAGGCATCGAGTGCTTCCTCCTCAATTGCTGTTGAAGTGGCCAAAAGAAGCTTCATTTTGCTTATGGTTACTGCATCCCGAGCCAAGTAATCGACCTAAGCTAAG tgaTATATTGCAGAGTGAATTTCTCAATGAGCCAAGAGATGACCTTGAAGAACGTGAAGCAGCAATCGAGCTTAGGAAAAGAATTGAAGAGCAGGAGTTACTGCTAGAATTCCTTTTGCTTATGCAACAAAGAAAGCAGGAAGCTTCTCATAAGTTGCAAGAtactatttcttttcttcgcAGTGATATCGAACAAGTTATGATGCaccaaactaattttaaaagaaaaagtaggtCATGCCCAGATCTCGAAAAGGACAATCATTTGCCTTTAAATCTCTCTTCAACGACTCGCGTTGAAAATACTGATTCTGCTGGCTTGGGATCAAGGAAACGATTTAGGCCAGGAATTTTGATACCCGATTTAGAAGTATGTGGTGATAATCTTGATGACGATCAAAACGAACAAGGTGTACTTTTTAAGTATTCTCGATTAAtgaagaacttcaagaaattGGAGTTAGCTTATTTTTTGATGAGAGGTAGAGTAAACAAGCCGTCAAGGAGGCAGTTCGTTAAACACTCATCGATAAGTAGCGAAGGTAGAGGGTCCATTGTTTTGAATGAAAGAAGTTCAGTTAATAATTTGGCTTCAAAAGAGAGTTGCAATGATAATAGACAAGGTGGATGGATAAGTCCGTTCCTGGAGGGTTTGTGCAAGTATCTATCCTTTAGCAAGTTAAAGGTCAAGGCAGACTTGAAACAAGGAGATCTATTGAATTCCTCCAATCTAGTATGTTCTCTCGGTTTTGACCGTGATGGAGAATTCTTTGCCACGGCTGGTGTTAATAGGAAAATCAAAGTGTTTGGATACGAATCAATCGTGAACGAAGACCGTGATATTCATTACCCTGTTGTTGAAATGGCTAGCAAGTCGAAACTAAGCAGTGTTTGTTGGAATCGTTACATCAAAAGTCAAATTGCTTCTAGTAATTTCGAGGGTGTAGTGCAG GTATGGGATGTCACAAGAAGTCAAGTAGTCACTGAAATGGAAGAACACGAGAGGCGCGTATGGTCGATTGACTTCTCATCGGCCGATCCAACAATTTTGGCTAGCGGGAGTGATGATGGTTCAGTTAAGCTCTGGAGTATCAATCAGGCAATTCTACTTTTGCACTTG GGTATGAGTATCGGCACGATCAGAACAAAAGCCAATGTCTGCTGCGTACAATTTCCTGTGGATTCTGGTCGGTCCCTTGCGTTCGGTTCAGCCGATCACAAAATTTATTACTACGACATGCGGAATATTAGAGTTCCTTTGTGCACCTTCACTGGACACAGCAAAACTGTGAGTTACGTCAAGTATATAGATTCGAGCACTCTTGTTTCTGCATCCACTGATAACACCTTGAAGCTCTGGGATTTGTCCATGTGCTCGTCCCGGGTTATTGATTCTCCAGTTCAGTCCTTCACGGGCCACATGAATGTGAAG GAAAAAGAGGGAGGAAAGGCATCCAATTGGAGAGGGTCACGTCGCAAAAGAAGTAGCGTCTAA
- the LOC111788065 gene encoding protein SPA1-RELATED 3-like isoform X4 — protein sequence MCVYLFIWSFKWITMEASFDHLKNQDDLSGVCEEDILADPYVPSLKWSDISLRQWLDKPERSVDALECLHIFSQIVEIVNIAHAQGIVVHNVRPSCFVMSSFNHVTFIESASCSDSGSDSLEDGLNGQTVEVIKASSPFPSSLGSEGFRSIMTPINALSETSCMQSSSVYAAQISLNEGSGECRKMDGRHVEEAEDKMQSFPMKQILAMETTWYSSPEEASGGPSSSASDIYRLGALLFELFCSFSSREEKSRTMSSLRHRVLPPQLLLKWPKEASFCLWLLHPEPSNRPKLSDILQSEFLNEPRDDLEEREAAIELRKRIEEQELLLEFLLLMQQRKQEASHKLQDTISFLRSDIEQVMMHQTNFKRKSRSCPDLEKDNHLPLNLSSTTRVENTDSAGLGSRKRFRPGILIPDLEVCGDNLDDDQNEQGVLFKYSRLMKNFKKLELAYFLMRGRVNKPSRRQFVKHSSISSEGRGSIVLNERSSVNNLASKESCNDNRQGGWISPFLEGLCKYLSFSKLKVKADLKQGDLLNSSNLVCSLGFDRDGEFFATAGVNRKIKVFGYESIVNEDRDIHYPVVEMASKSKLSSVCWNRYIKSQIASSNFEGVVQVWDVTRSQVVTEMEEHERRVWSIDFSSADPTILASGSDDGSVKLWSINQAILLLHLVDISFETKRTTEMV from the exons ATGTGTGTGTATTTGTTTATATGGAGCTTTAAGTGGATAACAATGGAGGCATCATTTGATCACCTTAAGAACCAGGATGATTTATCTGGGGTTTGTGAGGAAGATATACTAGCTGACCCTTATGTGCCTTCTCTTAAATGGAGTGATATTAGCTTGAGGCAATGGTTGGATAAGCCAGAAAGATCTGTGGATGCTTTAGAGTGCCTTCATATATTTAGCCAAATAGTGGAGATTGTTAACATTGCTCATGCTCAAGGCATTGTTGTTCACAATGTGCGTCCTTCATGCTTTGTTATGTCCTCTTTCAACCATGTAACCTTTATTGAGTCGGCATCGTGTTCAGATTCTGGCTCTGATTCTCTTGAGGATGGCCTCAATGGTCAAACTGTAGAGGTTATAAAAGCATCTTCTCCCTTTCCAAGCAGCCTTGGAAGTGAGGGTTTTCGATCTATTATGACCCCGATAAATGCTTTGTCGGAAACTAGTTGTATGCAGTCGAGTTCAGTGTATGCAGCTCAAATATCATTGAATGAAGGGTCTGGAGAATGTAGAAAAATGGATGGACGACATGTCGAAGAAGCTGAAGATAAGATGCAATCGTTTCCAATGAAACAGATATTAGCCATGGAGACTACTTGGTACTCTAGCCCGGAAGAGGCGTCTGGTGGTCCAAGTTCCAGTGCTTCAGATATCTACCGGTTAGGTGCTCTTCTTTTTGAG TTATTCTGCTCCTTCAGCtcgagagaagaaaagagtaGAACTATGTCGAGCTTGAGGCATCGAGTGCTTCCTCCTCAATTGCTGTTGAAGTGGCCAAAAGAAGCTTCATTTTGCTTATGGTTACTGCATCCCGAGCCAAGTAATCGACCTAAGCTAAG tgaTATATTGCAGAGTGAATTTCTCAATGAGCCAAGAGATGACCTTGAAGAACGTGAAGCAGCAATCGAGCTTAGGAAAAGAATTGAAGAGCAGGAGTTACTGCTAGAATTCCTTTTGCTTATGCAACAAAGAAAGCAGGAAGCTTCTCATAAGTTGCAAGAtactatttcttttcttcgcAGTGATATCGAACAAGTTATGATGCaccaaactaattttaaaagaaaaagtaggtCATGCCCAGATCTCGAAAAGGACAATCATTTGCCTTTAAATCTCTCTTCAACGACTCGCGTTGAAAATACTGATTCTGCTGGCTTGGGATCAAGGAAACGATTTAGGCCAGGAATTTTGATACCCGATTTAGAAGTATGTGGTGATAATCTTGATGACGATCAAAACGAACAAGGTGTACTTTTTAAGTATTCTCGATTAAtgaagaacttcaagaaattGGAGTTAGCTTATTTTTTGATGAGAGGTAGAGTAAACAAGCCGTCAAGGAGGCAGTTCGTTAAACACTCATCGATAAGTAGCGAAGGTAGAGGGTCCATTGTTTTGAATGAAAGAAGTTCAGTTAATAATTTGGCTTCAAAAGAGAGTTGCAATGATAATAGACAAGGTGGATGGATAAGTCCGTTCCTGGAGGGTTTGTGCAAGTATCTATCCTTTAGCAAGTTAAAGGTCAAGGCAGACTTGAAACAAGGAGATCTATTGAATTCCTCCAATCTAGTATGTTCTCTCGGTTTTGACCGTGATGGAGAATTCTTTGCCACGGCTGGTGTTAATAGGAAAATCAAAGTGTTTGGATACGAATCAATCGTGAACGAAGACCGTGATATTCATTACCCTGTTGTTGAAATGGCTAGCAAGTCGAAACTAAGCAGTGTTTGTTGGAATCGTTACATCAAAAGTCAAATTGCTTCTAGTAATTTCGAGGGTGTAGTGCAG GTATGGGATGTCACAAGAAGTCAAGTAGTCACTGAAATGGAAGAACACGAGAGGCGCGTATGGTCGATTGACTTCTCATCGGCCGATCCAACAATTTTGGCTAGCGGGAGTGATGATGGTTCAGTTAAGCTCTGGAGTATCAATCAGGCAATTCTACTTTTGCACTTGGTGGATATCAGCTTTGAAACTAAACGCACTACAGAAAT GGTATGA